A single Microbaculum marinisediminis DNA region contains:
- a CDS encoding glycosyltransferase, producing MTAEGAVRREAVADLPPDVAFLTGRLPLEALEEAVAEADRLGACAHELLLSRRLVSIDTYYRALSAAVGARFVSIVRLRFPADPFVGRDPALAARLGMLVVANGDGTEIACAPRGRQVAALVETLSARPFAARQLFITTPQALTDALVSCAQDHLVAVARNGGGLLHDGNSARRLLDRRQAVVLAAMPLVALLAALAFPVATLLALTGLFGLFFLGVIGLRLAAAVLGLMPSSLGSSLSGPPESSRTERSRPLSDHELPDYTVLVPLYREAALVPGLIAALARLDYPAHRLDIKIVTEADDAETLAVLRRAALPPQIQVVVVPDAAPKTKPKALGFALAFARGAFVTVFDAEDLPDPRQLRLAAERFAAESEDVVCLQARLAWYNWPESWFTRQLALEYASLFEVFLPALERLGLPFPLGGTSNHFRIRALKAVGGWDAYNVTEDADLGLRLARAGYRCKTLRSTTLEEAPVSFRPWLCQRTRWMKGWIQTYLVHMRAPGDLLRRLGPVRFLGIQAIFGGVVASAFVHPVFLVAIAVQVLRGDIFLNGGGSVDFAVNWIGMLNLIAGYAAGFALALAGLRHRPMWWLVPELALLPVYWLTMSIAAVRAVAQLCRAPHLWEKTEHGLTGMAPVPPDSQAYGKIGAGDRDRTDDIQLGKRRQPFDPVNPSSPSERPERILGCRNLPSRTVWTA from the coding sequence GTGACGGCGGAGGGTGCCGTTCGGCGCGAAGCGGTTGCGGACCTGCCGCCCGACGTGGCGTTTCTCACGGGCAGGCTGCCGCTTGAGGCGCTAGAGGAGGCCGTCGCGGAGGCCGACCGGCTCGGCGCCTGCGCGCATGAACTGCTGCTGTCGCGCCGTCTCGTCTCGATCGACACCTATTATCGCGCACTCTCCGCCGCGGTCGGCGCCCGGTTCGTATCCATCGTGCGGCTGCGCTTTCCCGCCGATCCCTTCGTCGGCCGCGATCCGGCGCTCGCCGCGCGGCTCGGCATGCTCGTCGTGGCCAACGGCGACGGCACCGAGATCGCCTGCGCGCCGCGCGGACGACAGGTCGCGGCGCTCGTGGAGACGCTTTCCGCCCGTCCCTTTGCGGCCCGGCAACTGTTCATCACCACGCCGCAGGCGCTGACCGACGCCCTCGTCTCGTGCGCGCAGGACCATCTCGTAGCGGTCGCCCGAAATGGCGGCGGGCTGCTGCACGACGGCAATTCCGCGCGCCGGCTGCTCGACCGCAGGCAGGCCGTGGTGCTCGCCGCCATGCCGCTTGTCGCCCTGCTGGCCGCGCTGGCGTTCCCGGTTGCGACGCTGCTGGCGCTGACCGGCCTGTTCGGCCTTTTCTTTCTGGGCGTCATCGGGCTGCGTCTCGCCGCCGCGGTGCTGGGGCTGATGCCGTCCTCTTTAGGATCTTCGCTGTCTGGCCCTCCGGAGTCGTCCCGGACGGAGCGATCTCGGCCGCTATCCGACCACGAGCTGCCGGACTACACGGTGCTGGTGCCGCTCTATCGCGAGGCCGCCCTCGTGCCCGGCCTGATCGCCGCGCTCGCGCGCCTCGACTATCCCGCCCACCGTCTCGACATCAAGATCGTCACCGAGGCCGACGATGCCGAGACGCTGGCGGTCCTGCGCCGGGCCGCGCTGCCGCCGCAGATCCAGGTCGTCGTTGTCCCCGATGCCGCGCCGAAGACCAAGCCGAAGGCGCTCGGTTTCGCCCTGGCGTTCGCCCGGGGCGCTTTCGTCACCGTCTTCGACGCGGAGGATCTGCCGGATCCGCGCCAGTTGCGCCTCGCCGCCGAGCGCTTCGCCGCCGAATCCGAAGACGTCGTTTGCCTGCAGGCGCGGCTCGCCTGGTACAACTGGCCGGAGAGCTGGTTCACGCGCCAGCTCGCGCTCGAATACGCCTCGCTGTTCGAGGTGTTCCTGCCGGCGCTGGAGCGGCTCGGCTTGCCGTTTCCGCTGGGGGGAACCTCCAACCATTTCCGCATCCGCGCGCTGAAGGCGGTCGGCGGCTGGGATGCCTACAACGTGACCGAGGACGCCGACCTCGGCCTGCGGCTGGCCCGGGCGGGCTATCGCTGCAAGACGTTGCGGTCGACGACGCTGGAGGAGGCGCCCGTCAGCTTCCGGCCCTGGCTGTGCCAGCGCACCCGCTGGATGAAGGGCTGGATCCAGACCTATCTGGTCCACATGCGCGCGCCCGGCGACCTGCTGCGCCGCCTGGGTCCGGTCCGGTTCCTGGGCATTCAGGCGATCTTCGGCGGCGTCGTCGCCTCCGCCTTCGTCCACCCGGTCTTCCTTGTGGCCATCGCCGTCCAGGTCCTGCGCGGCGACATCTTCCTCAATGGCGGCGGTTCGGTCGACTTCGCGGTCAACTGGATTGGCATGCTGAACCTGATTGCGGGCTACGCGGCGGGGTTCGCGCTTGCGCTTGCCGGCCTGAGGCACCGGCCGATGTGGTGGCTCGTGCCCGAACTGGCGCTGTTGCCGGTCTACTGGCTGACGATGTCGATCGCCGCCGTCCGCGCCGTCGCGCAGCTCTGCCGCGCCCCGCATTTGTGGGAAAAGACCGAGCACGGCCTGACCGGCATGGCGCCGGTCCCGCCCGATTCGCAGGCCTATGGAAAAATTGGAGCGGGCGATCGGGATCGAACCGACGACATTCAGCTTGGGAAGCGCCGGCAACCGTTTGATCCAGTTAACCCCAGTTCCCCATCCGAGAGACCGGAAAGGATCCTCGGATGCCGGAACTTGCCGTCACGCACGGTTTGGACTGCATAG
- a CDS encoding prohead protease/major capsid protein fusion protein, which translates to MPTCWPPRVWLPTWTSPSSSAGTLRSSSGHISREMTILQISIADIATCRLSLRGQWAKISKSNCSKSWRTRPNTAFQAGSRSIAVRLRKPFGLGSRSWSSCHGSTATARKGLQSVERPHGGAMMLQRAIDANQSDLMVRRAPAGGLSWDEETRTLDAVVSTFADVRRYGYIERLSREASNWDLTRVGSPAGVPFLAGHNMFNPGAKLGRVLAVTVGPQNVRAKIKLGDSQAAKQLVRDLVAGVGVAISFGYEVGEWERIPPANAGEREVRIARQIHLYEVSAVSVAADPGAHVRSKETSMDPDEIETATIEAPPPATPTREQETRTFGETERRALVQRYGLTNKFYNRHKDKDEGPFKEAILDHLAKRSEEHMTFPHVEVGGGGASFDNPEFRAAAMGEALYQRIAPSHSLSDPAREFARLTVPELARQCLAFGGHSTRGLSTAELVTRGLHTTSDFPLVLADTVNRTLRAAYDVPTSGVRMVARQTTARDFRKKTKLQLSGGPSLEKVNEHGEFKHGTFNESGESYKIDTFGKIFGITRQALVNDDLAAFDRVPREMGRAALAFENNFLADLVKANAAMSDGKALFHADHGNLAASGAVVSVTTLTVARQAMRKQTGLQGELISVPPKYLLVPAELETIGEQVLASIAAAKVDDVNPFSGRLELIVEPRFTDATRWYVVADPGVIDGLEYAYLEGDPGPQIDTEAGFDVDGVRFRVRLDFGGGFVDWRSWYSNPGE; encoded by the coding sequence TTGCCCACCTGTTGGCCTCCTCGCGTCTGGTTGCCGACTTGGACTTCGCCATCAAGCTCGGCCGGTACGCTACGCAGTTCGTCTGGGCACATCTCAAGGGAGATGACGATCTTACAGATCTCGATCGCCGATATCGCGACCTGCCGTTTATCGCTGCGTGGCCAATGGGCAAAGATCTCCAAATCGAACTGTTCGAAAAGCTGGAGAACGCGACCCAATACAGCGTTCCAGGCTGGATCGCGCTCGATTGCCGTCAGGTTGCGGAAGCCCTTCGGCCTCGGCTCTCGCTCTTGGTCGAGCTGTCACGGCTCGACCGCGACGGCAAGGAAGGGGCTTCAAAGCGTTGAACGACCCCACGGAGGCGCAATGATGCTGCAGCGCGCGATCGACGCGAATCAATCCGACCTGATGGTGCGCCGCGCGCCCGCCGGCGGACTGAGTTGGGACGAGGAAACCCGCACGCTGGACGCGGTGGTTTCGACCTTCGCCGACGTGCGCCGGTACGGCTACATCGAGCGGCTTTCCCGCGAGGCCAGCAATTGGGACCTGACCCGGGTCGGTTCACCGGCCGGCGTCCCGTTCCTCGCCGGTCATAACATGTTCAATCCGGGCGCGAAGCTCGGCCGCGTACTCGCGGTCACGGTCGGGCCGCAGAACGTCCGGGCGAAGATCAAGCTCGGCGATAGCCAGGCCGCCAAGCAGCTAGTCCGCGACCTCGTCGCCGGAGTCGGTGTCGCGATCAGCTTCGGCTACGAGGTCGGCGAGTGGGAGCGCATTCCGCCGGCGAATGCAGGCGAACGGGAAGTCCGCATCGCCCGCCAAATCCACCTTTACGAAGTCAGCGCCGTGTCGGTGGCAGCCGATCCGGGCGCGCATGTCCGGTCAAAGGAGACATCCATGGATCCCGACGAAATCGAGACTGCCACCATCGAGGCCCCGCCGCCGGCGACGCCGACGCGCGAGCAGGAGACGCGGACCTTCGGCGAGACCGAAAGGCGGGCGCTGGTGCAGCGCTACGGTCTCACCAACAAGTTCTACAACCGCCACAAGGACAAGGACGAGGGACCCTTCAAGGAGGCGATCCTCGACCATCTGGCAAAGCGCTCGGAAGAGCATATGACGTTCCCGCATGTCGAAGTCGGCGGCGGCGGCGCAAGCTTCGACAATCCCGAGTTCCGTGCCGCCGCAATGGGTGAAGCGCTCTATCAGCGGATCGCGCCGAGCCACTCGCTCAGCGATCCGGCGCGGGAGTTCGCCAGGCTCACGGTCCCCGAACTCGCTCGGCAGTGCCTTGCGTTCGGCGGACACAGCACGCGCGGTCTTTCGACGGCTGAACTCGTCACTCGCGGTCTGCACACCACAAGCGATTTTCCATTGGTGCTCGCCGACACAGTGAACCGGACGCTCCGAGCCGCGTACGACGTGCCGACCTCCGGTGTGCGAATGGTCGCGCGACAGACGACCGCTCGGGATTTCCGGAAAAAAACAAAGCTGCAACTCTCCGGTGGGCCGAGCCTTGAGAAAGTCAACGAGCACGGGGAATTCAAGCACGGAACGTTCAACGAGAGCGGTGAGAGCTACAAGATCGATACCTTCGGCAAGATCTTCGGCATCACCCGGCAGGCGCTCGTAAACGATGATCTCGCCGCGTTCGATCGCGTGCCGCGCGAAATGGGCCGCGCGGCACTCGCGTTCGAAAACAATTTCCTTGCCGATCTCGTGAAGGCGAACGCCGCGATGAGCGACGGCAAGGCGTTGTTCCACGCCGATCATGGCAACCTCGCCGCTTCCGGTGCGGTCGTGTCGGTGACCACCTTGACGGTGGCCCGCCAGGCGATGCGGAAGCAGACCGGGCTGCAGGGCGAATTGATTTCGGTGCCGCCCAAATATCTACTCGTCCCTGCCGAGCTGGAGACCATCGGCGAGCAGGTCCTGGCCTCGATCGCGGCCGCCAAGGTCGATGACGTCAATCCGTTCAGCGGCCGCCTGGAGCTGATCGTGGAGCCGCGCTTCACGGACGCGACCCGGTGGTACGTCGTGGCCGATCCCGGCGTGATTGACGGCTTGGAGTACGCTTACCTGGAGGGCGATCCCGGACCGCAGATCGATACCGAAGCTGGCTTCGATGTCGACGGCGTCAGGTTCCGCGTTCGGCTCGACTTCGGGGGCGGCTTTGTCGATTGGCGGAGCTGGTACTCGAATCCGGGCGAATAG
- a CDS encoding transporter substrate-binding domain-containing protein, with protein MGRIGRAIVNCIAAGVAVTLLSPGAHAVDLPAQVTVPSFWDPAHRMEKPDLSEVRAVRILVEAENPPFAFVGADGLPTGFSIELARAICVELDVPCTVQTLRWDLLPSGIESDLGDAIIGSLAVSADSRARFDFSNRFLTRPARFVVRNKGPELEMIPEGLAGKRIAVQRGTAHEAYLRAFFPGSVLHTYETADAARTALKNGDVEALFEDGLNASLWLNGSTSENCCRFAGAPFTEARYFGEGLTVAVAPGNDRLREAFDFALARIQQNGTFREIFLRYFPVSFY; from the coding sequence ATGGGCCGCATCGGTCGCGCTATCGTGAATTGCATCGCCGCCGGCGTCGCCGTGACGCTGCTGAGCCCCGGCGCACACGCGGTCGATCTTCCCGCCCAGGTGACGGTGCCGAGCTTCTGGGACCCCGCCCACAGGATGGAGAAACCGGATCTCTCGGAAGTCCGGGCGGTGCGGATCCTGGTCGAGGCGGAGAACCCGCCGTTCGCCTTCGTCGGTGCCGACGGCTTGCCGACCGGATTCTCGATCGAGCTGGCGCGGGCGATCTGCGTGGAGCTCGACGTGCCCTGCACGGTGCAGACGCTCAGATGGGACCTGCTGCCGAGCGGCATCGAATCGGATCTCGGCGACGCGATCATCGGATCGCTGGCGGTGTCCGCCGATAGCCGGGCGCGCTTCGACTTCTCCAACCGCTTCCTCACCCGGCCGGCGCGGTTCGTCGTCCGGAACAAGGGGCCCGAGCTGGAGATGATCCCGGAGGGGCTCGCCGGCAAACGCATCGCGGTGCAGCGGGGCACGGCGCATGAAGCCTATCTGAGGGCGTTCTTCCCCGGCTCGGTGCTGCACACCTACGAGACGGCCGACGCGGCGCGGACCGCGCTCAAGAACGGCGATGTCGAGGCGCTCTTCGAGGACGGACTGAACGCGAGCCTGTGGCTCAACGGCTCGACTTCGGAAAACTGCTGCCGCTTCGCCGGCGCACCGTTCACCGAGGCGCGCTATTTCGGCGAGGGTCTGACGGTCGCGGTGGCGCCGGGCAATGACAGGCTGCGCGAGGCCTTCGACTTCGCCCTGGCCCGGATCCAGCAGAACGGCACCTTCCGGGAAATCTTCCTGCGCTATTTCCCGGTCAGCTTCTACTGA
- a CDS encoding AAA family ATPase, with translation MARGELMKKLLASYGRDDEFRAVAEQIIDEEEKKNNRVLARSLRNTLDAAPARQSKPKALAPLIPFPEAAGDFIELVEPTHSKQDIVLSSENTRVFLGLMKEFRRAEEIRRRGLPVRSKLLFCGPPGCGKTLCAEIFACELGLPLYIVKLDRLISSYLGETATNVRKIFEFARKQPSVLFFDEFDALARARDESGEHNELRRVVNSLLIFIDRITPKGFLVAATNLDKSLDEAIWRRFDEVIWFDKPDRRLTERFLRMKFKNITVAFDPISYAANLGGYSFAEIDRVSTQAIKSAIIEKRKEVRESDFRKAISDERRRKHGRTRITQSG, from the coding sequence ATGGCACGCGGCGAGTTGATGAAAAAACTGCTGGCGAGTTACGGCCGGGACGATGAATTTCGTGCCGTAGCCGAGCAGATCATCGACGAAGAAGAGAAGAAGAATAACCGCGTGCTCGCTCGTTCGCTCCGAAATACCCTTGATGCCGCGCCTGCTCGGCAATCTAAGCCAAAGGCACTTGCGCCGCTTATCCCATTTCCAGAGGCGGCGGGTGATTTCATCGAACTCGTCGAGCCAACTCACAGCAAACAGGACATTGTGCTTAGTTCTGAAAATACACGCGTCTTCCTTGGGCTAATGAAGGAATTTCGGCGAGCCGAAGAAATTCGACGACGCGGCTTGCCAGTTCGTTCGAAGTTGCTTTTCTGCGGGCCGCCCGGTTGTGGAAAGACGCTCTGTGCGGAGATATTTGCGTGTGAATTAGGCCTGCCGCTTTATATCGTTAAGCTGGACCGGTTGATTTCCTCTTATCTTGGCGAGACAGCGACCAACGTACGTAAAATATTCGAATTTGCACGAAAACAACCCAGCGTCCTGTTTTTTGACGAGTTCGATGCGCTAGCCCGTGCCAGAGACGAAAGTGGCGAGCACAATGAGCTGCGCCGCGTCGTAAATAGTTTACTGATCTTCATTGACCGGATCACGCCCAAGGGTTTCTTGGTGGCGGCAACTAATCTAGATAAATCTTTAGACGAAGCAATCTGGCGTCGATTCGACGAGGTGATCTGGTTTGACAAGCCCGATCGGCGCTTAACAGAGCGCTTCCTGCGAATGAAGTTCAAGAATATCACGGTTGCCTTTGATCCCATTAGTTACGCGGCGAATTTGGGCGGCTATTCCTTTGCGGAGATAGACCGCGTAAGTACTCAGGCTATAAAATCTGCTATCATCGAGAAACGAAAAGAGGTCCGCGAGAGTGATTTTCGTAAAGCGATTAGTGACGAGCGCCGCCGCAAGCATGGTCGCACGCGAATAACTCAGTCAGGCTAG
- a CDS encoding S8 family peptidase: protein MARYEHLQLLRLPERFQRRKAGGGRPPPPRNPAAHSQRLDAELNLAIETQQRRRRPEFVDPSLILKVQMSGALLEEDWNRVGLTLLSSDDDRTLVLFASTDDMAAFRERLAAYGQGVPLGCVNPAYAAFIGGIEGISAIAPRDRIGIRAREDGFTEVADFQAGTIYTVDAELWDLGRRDLRTRKIEDISAYVQGRNGEELDRYIGPSISLVRIRCDGAIIQTLLGIDEIAEIDFPPEPDVSTGEAVDFEMADLPPLGEVGEDAPLIGVIDSGVNLHPLIEDIIVGAIGVPEALGTADDFGHGTFVSGISTFGDLRAQLDNGTLDRAARLCSAKVLDHTGNFPDRRLTPALMRDAITQLSQEFDCRIFVIALGDRKKVFDGGKVGPWAATLDELARDLDVLIIVAAGNRNPRVGNRIEQAVTEYPGYLLEPTNRLCEPAGAINVITVGSLAQGDGMGPLAAGSVGVRPITNALEPSPFSRAGPGIREGIKPDLVDVGGTLVYDPIVARLRGGEDLPEAGVLSLHNVFVDRLFAGRSGTSYSAPLVAFKASQILARFPNASANLIRALLAGSASIPAEARARLQPLGADAERAICGHGLVDIERAVFSDDARVALYAEDELEVDHFAVYQIPIPEAFQTERGRRTIRVSLAYDPPVRHSRRDYAGNTMGFRLIRGCEPDLIFEHFRRRVAEDGPFPALENRFNCSLEPRPTLREKSSLQTATASFSRDVSHYGDTYHLVVRCAGGWAADVGRQAFAVVVEIAHEAEIQLYEQLRQRVRIQT, encoded by the coding sequence ATGGCACGCTATGAGCATTTGCAACTCCTGCGTTTGCCCGAGCGGTTCCAACGAAGAAAAGCTGGAGGTGGACGACCGCCTCCACCGCGTAATCCCGCGGCGCATAGCCAGCGGCTAGACGCTGAACTTAACCTCGCCATAGAAACACAGCAGCGTCGGCGCCGGCCGGAGTTCGTCGATCCCTCGCTGATCCTCAAAGTCCAGATGTCCGGGGCGCTTCTTGAGGAGGATTGGAACCGAGTCGGCTTGACTTTGTTGTCGAGCGATGACGATCGGACACTGGTGCTATTCGCTTCAACCGACGACATGGCCGCTTTCCGTGAACGCTTGGCCGCCTATGGTCAAGGCGTGCCTCTGGGGTGCGTGAACCCAGCTTATGCAGCCTTCATCGGCGGCATCGAGGGTATCAGTGCAATCGCGCCTCGCGACCGGATTGGCATCAGGGCGCGGGAGGACGGCTTTACTGAGGTGGCAGATTTCCAAGCTGGCACAATTTATACTGTGGATGCCGAGCTGTGGGACCTTGGCCGTCGCGATTTGCGGACCAGGAAAATCGAAGATATTTCAGCCTACGTTCAAGGACGAAATGGCGAAGAGCTAGACAGATATATCGGCCCCTCCATATCACTCGTCCGCATTCGGTGCGACGGTGCGATCATTCAGACATTACTCGGAATAGATGAAATCGCAGAAATCGACTTTCCACCGGAGCCGGACGTTTCAACCGGAGAGGCCGTTGATTTTGAAATGGCCGACTTGCCACCGCTGGGTGAGGTCGGTGAGGACGCCCCTCTAATTGGCGTTATCGACAGCGGCGTAAATCTACATCCGTTGATCGAAGACATAATCGTGGGCGCCATTGGTGTGCCGGAGGCGTTAGGTACGGCGGATGACTTTGGCCACGGTACCTTTGTTTCCGGGATTTCGACGTTCGGTGATCTGCGCGCTCAACTTGACAATGGAACACTTGATCGCGCTGCACGGCTGTGTTCTGCTAAAGTACTTGATCACACTGGGAATTTTCCCGACCGGCGCCTAACGCCCGCATTGATGCGGGACGCAATCACTCAGTTAAGCCAAGAGTTCGATTGCCGGATTTTCGTTATCGCTTTGGGGGACCGGAAAAAGGTCTTTGACGGAGGCAAAGTGGGTCCCTGGGCGGCAACGCTTGACGAATTGGCTCGCGACTTGGACGTGCTTATAATTGTCGCTGCGGGTAATCGCAATCCAAGGGTAGGCAATCGTATCGAGCAGGCCGTCACCGAGTATCCCGGGTATCTGCTGGAACCTACAAATCGACTATGCGAGCCTGCCGGCGCGATAAACGTCATCACTGTAGGCTCGTTGGCGCAGGGCGATGGAATGGGCCCACTGGCTGCGGGCAGTGTAGGTGTGCGCCCGATCACAAATGCACTGGAACCCTCGCCGTTCTCTAGGGCGGGTCCCGGAATTCGAGAGGGAATTAAGCCTGATTTAGTCGATGTTGGTGGCACGCTGGTATACGATCCTATCGTAGCGCGTTTGCGAGGCGGCGAGGACTTACCAGAAGCTGGGGTGCTTTCACTTCATAATGTATTTGTTGATCGTCTTTTTGCCGGCCGATCAGGTACCTCCTATTCGGCGCCGCTCGTAGCGTTCAAAGCGAGCCAAATATTAGCTCGTTTCCCCAACGCTTCGGCAAATCTGATCCGCGCACTTCTCGCGGGAAGCGCAAGCATACCTGCAGAGGCGCGCGCAAGGCTCCAGCCCCTTGGCGCTGATGCGGAACGAGCGATCTGCGGTCATGGGTTAGTCGATATTGAGCGCGCTGTTTTTTCCGATGATGCGCGCGTAGCGCTCTATGCCGAAGATGAATTGGAAGTCGATCATTTTGCTGTTTATCAGATCCCGATTCCTGAGGCATTTCAGACTGAGCGGGGGCGACGCACAATCAGGGTTAGCCTAGCTTACGATCCGCCGGTTCGTCACAGCCGACGCGACTATGCGGGCAATACGATGGGGTTCAGGCTGATCCGTGGTTGTGAGCCAGATCTCATCTTTGAGCATTTTCGCCGGCGCGTAGCAGAAGACGGTCCATTCCCAGCGTTGGAAAATCGCTTTAACTGCTCGCTGGAACCACGTCCTACGCTACGCGAGAAATCCAGCCTGCAAACAGCAACCGCGAGTTTCTCGCGCGATGTCAGCCACTACGGCGATACCTATCATCTAGTTGTTAGGTGCGCAGGCGGTTGGGCTGCAGACGTCGGTCGTCAAGCCTTCGCGGTTGTGGTGGAAATCGCCCACGAAGCCGAAATTCAACTCTATGAGCAGCTGCGTCAGCGGGTGCGTATCCAAACATAA
- a CDS encoding sterol desaturase family protein, protein MDFVDTIGEGALRLTVFAGVFLIMALAEISAPRRDLGFGRGRRWITNMAIVLIDTLAVRLLFPLAAVGVALWADANGIGLFHMLALPGWVAGLLAFLALDLAIWAQHLAVHKIPILWRIHRVHHADVDFDVTTALRFHPFEIVLSMVWKMVVVVALGAPPLSVFLFEVVLNGMAMFNHANFNIPARLDRILRAVVVTPDMHRVHHSTDIAETDSNYGFNLSIWDRLFRTYVPQPALGHEGMTIGLDDYRTDEPTRLGWSLLLPFGPQNRVRRHLEERKAAADEAGSQ, encoded by the coding sequence ATGGATTTTGTCGACACGATCGGGGAAGGGGCGTTGCGCCTCACCGTGTTCGCCGGCGTGTTCCTGATCATGGCGCTGGCCGAAATCTCGGCCCCGCGCCGCGACCTCGGTTTCGGCCGCGGCCGCCGCTGGATCACCAACATGGCGATCGTGCTGATCGATACGCTGGCCGTGCGGCTGCTCTTTCCGCTGGCCGCGGTCGGCGTGGCGCTGTGGGCCGATGCGAACGGCATCGGCCTGTTCCATATGCTTGCGCTTCCCGGCTGGGTCGCCGGCCTGCTCGCCTTCCTCGCGCTCGATCTCGCCATCTGGGCGCAGCATCTCGCCGTCCACAAGATCCCGATCCTGTGGCGCATCCACCGCGTCCATCACGCCGACGTCGATTTCGACGTGACCACGGCCCTGCGCTTCCACCCCTTCGAGATCGTGCTGTCGATGGTCTGGAAGATGGTCGTCGTCGTGGCGCTGGGCGCGCCGCCGCTGTCGGTCTTCCTGTTCGAGGTGGTGCTGAACGGCATGGCGATGTTCAACCATGCCAATTTCAACATTCCCGCCCGGCTCGACCGTATCCTGCGTGCCGTCGTGGTGACGCCGGACATGCACCGCGTTCACCACTCGACCGATATCGCCGAAACCGATTCCAACTACGGCTTCAACCTGTCGATCTGGGACCGGCTGTTCCGCACCTACGTGCCGCAGCCCGCGCTCGGCCATGAGGGGATGACTATCGGCCTCGACGACTACCGGACCGACGAGCCGACCCGCCTCGGCTGGTCGCTGCTGTTGCCCTTCGGCCCGCAGAACAGGGTGCGCCGCCATCTCGAAGAACGAAAGGCCGCCGCGGACGAGGCCGGCAGTCAGTAG
- a CDS encoding integrase: MPFDDDAPGYKARRNKDGTVRHVWVARADLVRKGYTPKTVRLHYDATTPDGRALIAAACRRYQAEMLSWAAGQKQDYLRFDGTLRSLIRLYQTDPASPYKAVKWNTRRNDYDPSLAILERAFGKRSLSALRHPDFRRWYDEAKKPATPGGPERVRRAHGLIKMLRLLMSYGIMTELPECARLKSILDEARFKQPARRRVRLELKHVRSFITAALEAGRLSLALGTALQFETGMRQRDVIGEWEPIPDGGSASGVVLRRRRWVNGLTWSDIGDDLVLRKATTKTGSLIAVDLALCPLVTELLEQIPAEQRVGALIVDEMAGRPYAEWAYGREWRVVARAAGIPDTVWNMDARAGAITEAEDAGAALDEIRGAVGHAQASTTARYSRGALGKARRIAELRAAHRKARNDE; encoded by the coding sequence ATGCCCTTCGATGACGACGCGCCGGGCTACAAGGCTCGGCGAAACAAGGACGGGACGGTCCGTCACGTGTGGGTTGCCCGTGCCGACCTGGTGCGGAAAGGCTACACGCCGAAGACGGTTCGCCTTCACTACGACGCCACCACGCCGGACGGCCGGGCGCTCATTGCCGCCGCGTGCCGACGCTACCAAGCCGAAATGCTTTCTTGGGCGGCTGGACAGAAGCAGGACTATTTGCGGTTCGACGGCACGCTCAGAAGCCTGATCCGGCTTTACCAGACTGACCCGGCAAGCCCCTACAAGGCGGTGAAGTGGAACACGCGGCGCAACGACTATGACCCGTCGTTGGCGATCCTCGAAAGAGCGTTCGGCAAGCGGTCGCTGTCGGCGTTGCGTCATCCCGATTTCCGCCGCTGGTACGACGAGGCGAAGAAGCCGGCGACGCCAGGCGGGCCGGAGCGCGTGCGCCGGGCGCACGGGCTGATCAAGATGCTCCGGCTCTTGATGAGCTATGGGATCATGACCGAACTGCCGGAATGCGCCCGGCTCAAATCGATCCTCGACGAGGCACGCTTCAAACAGCCGGCGCGACGGCGCGTCCGCCTCGAGCTCAAGCACGTGCGGTCGTTCATCACGGCTGCGCTCGAAGCGGGCCGCCTGTCGCTTGCGCTCGGCACGGCGCTGCAATTCGAGACGGGCATGCGACAGCGTGACGTGATCGGCGAATGGGAACCGATACCGGACGGCGGGTCGGCGTCCGGGGTCGTGCTGCGTCGCCGGCGATGGGTCAACGGCCTCACCTGGTCGGACATTGGCGACGACCTGGTGCTTCGTAAGGCGACGACGAAGACCGGTTCGCTGATCGCCGTCGACTTGGCCTTGTGTCCGCTTGTAACCGAGCTGCTGGAGCAGATCCCTGCGGAGCAGCGGGTGGGGGCGCTGATCGTCGACGAGATGGCGGGCCGGCCCTACGCGGAATGGGCCTATGGGCGCGAGTGGCGCGTCGTCGCGCGGGCGGCCGGCATCCCGGACACGGTATGGAACATGGACGCGCGGGCAGGGGCCATTACCGAGGCCGAAGACGCCGGCGCGGCGCTTGACGAGATACGCGGTGCGGTGGGCCATGCACAGGCCTCCACGACGGCGCGTTACAGCCGTGGCGCGCTCGGAAAGGCGCGTCGAATCGCAGAGCTTCGCGCGGCGCATCGCAAGGCGCGGAACGATGAGTGA